From one Montipora capricornis isolate CH-2021 chromosome 10, ASM3666992v2, whole genome shotgun sequence genomic stretch:
- the LOC138020867 gene encoding uncharacterized protein: MPADFKEKFPTTRVIIDCTEVRCEMPNSLLLNSELFSSYKNHVTLKGLVGIAPSGAITFISQLYTGSISDREIVIRSGFLSQKFENGDTVMADKGFQIADILPLAVKLNIQPFLGANTQMSAEDVVQTQQIAGLRIHVERAINKIKNFLIWKGEIPLSLISVVNQMWSVCAFLYNTKDPLISE; this comes from the coding sequence ATGCCAGCtgatttcaaagagaaattccCAACTACAAGAGTCATCATAGACTGTACAGAGGTGCGCTGTGAAATGCCAAACAGTTTGCTACTCAATTCTGAGTTATTCAGCTCCTATAAAAATCATGTAACACTCAAAGGACTAGTGGGCATTGCCCCTAGTGGTGCAATTACCTTCATTAGCCAGCTTTACACTGGTAGTATCTCAGATCGGGAAATTGTTATTCGAAGTGGCTTCTTGTCACAGAAATTTGAGAATGGTGACACTGTTATGGCCGACAAAGGATTTCAAATTGCAGACATTTTGCCACTTGCAGTAAAACTGAATATTCAGCCTTTCCTCGGGGCAAACACTCAAATGTCTGCCGAAGATGTTGTACAAACACAGCAAATTGCTGGGTTAAGAATCCATGTAGAGAGAGCAATTAACAAGATAAAGAACTTCCTTATCTGGAAGGGAGAAATACCATTAAGTTTAATTTCTGTTGTTAACCAGATGTGGAGTGTGTGTGCCTTTTTGTACAATACAAAGGATCCACTAATTTCGGAATAG